From Flavobacterium alkalisoli, the proteins below share one genomic window:
- the xerD gene encoding site-specific tyrosine recombinase XerD, whose translation MKNWIKFIIDYKSYLKIERGLSVNSVENYSFDINRLVNYLSDSGQDISPLKITEETIQEFIYSISSELNARSRARIISGLKSFFNYLVFEDYRKDSPMELIEVPKIGRKLPDTLSVEEIDNLIKAIDLSTNEGERNRAMLETLYSCGLRVSELISLKMSDLFFDEGFIKITGKGNKQRFVPIGNYTQKYINLYVSTIRNKLEIKKGHEDTLFLNRRGSGLTRAMIFTIIRNLAEKTGLNKTISPHTFRHSFATHLLENGADLRSIQLMMGHESITTTEVYMHLDRKFLNKVLNTYHPRK comes from the coding sequence ATGAAAAATTGGATTAAATTTATAATCGATTACAAATCGTACCTAAAAATAGAGCGTGGGTTGTCTGTAAATTCGGTTGAAAATTATTCTTTTGATATAAACAGGCTGGTGAATTACCTGTCTGATTCCGGGCAGGATATATCGCCATTAAAAATAACTGAGGAAACCATTCAGGAGTTTATATACAGTATTTCATCTGAACTGAATGCCAGGTCCAGGGCAAGAATAATCTCAGGACTTAAAAGCTTTTTTAATTACCTGGTTTTTGAGGATTATAGAAAAGATAGCCCTATGGAGCTTATTGAGGTGCCAAAAATAGGGCGTAAACTTCCTGATACGCTTTCGGTAGAAGAAATAGATAATCTTATTAAGGCTATAGATTTAAGTACTAATGAAGGGGAGCGTAATAGAGCAATGCTCGAAACATTGTATAGTTGCGGCTTACGGGTTTCAGAATTGATAAGCCTTAAAATGTCTGACCTGTTTTTTGATGAAGGCTTTATAAAAATTACAGGTAAGGGTAATAAACAGCGTTTTGTGCCTATTGGCAACTATACTCAAAAGTATATAAACCTCTATGTTAGTACTATAAGGAATAAGCTCGAAATTAAAAAAGGACATGAAGATACACTTTTTCTAAACAGAAGGGGAAGCGGGTTAACCCGGGCTATGATTTTTACCATAATTAGAAATTTAGCAGAAAAAACAGGTCTTAATAAGACAATAAGCCCGCATACATTCAGGCATTCTTTTGCTACACACCTGCTTGAAAACGGTGCAGATTTAAGGTCAATTCAGTTAATGATGGGGCATGAATCTATTACTACTACAGAGGTTTACATGCACCTGGATAGAAAATTCCTGAATAAAGTTCTAAATACATACCATCCAAGGAAATAA